A genomic stretch from bacterium includes:
- a CDS encoding 4Fe-4S dicluster domain-containing protein, translating into MKLWRTPLDADKIKRPQGTVRIIIERCKGCSFCIEYCPKDVLVMSDRFNKKGYHYPETVKEGHCVNCSLCANICPEFAIFTEEVEMDVS; encoded by the coding sequence ATGAAGCTGTGGCGAACGCCTCTCGACGCGGACAAGATCAAAAGGCCCCAGGGAACCGTTCGGATCATCATCGAACGATGCAAAGGCTGTAGCTTCTGCATCGAGTACTGTCCCAAGGACGTGCTGGTCATGTCCGACCGGTTCAACAAGAAGGGGTATCACTACCCCGAAACTGTGAAGGAAGGTCATTGCGTAAACTGTAGTCTATGCGCAAATATATGTCCTGAGTTCGCCATCTTCACCGAAGAGGTGGAGATGGACGTGAGCTGA